In Hermetia illucens chromosome 1, iHerIll2.2.curated.20191125, whole genome shotgun sequence, one genomic interval encodes:
- the LOC119646592 gene encoding uncharacterized protein LOC119646592: MAAENPFAKLSASDLSAIILKGAQMTTDRDTGFCSGSSETGDELSPMDHSRLEPHSPTDASEDSVEVKVTPITLTRNKRKSTEPSRVICEQETGPLKKRIRYVPGQCKEETDTRNPFRPWDQQMPHEVMPNPAEVLIRHPGVTTLHRTPYDDVESTQDEPLALVAKKPSSSLPAPHNATTSHIGLNEETNNNLSNLQHGDKSMKFQNTASCSSTSLMASMSLRAGTSSSSSSVGSQRPQQRNYKNMTRERRIEANARERTRVHTISAAYDTLRKSIPSYSNTQKLSKLSVLRVACSYILTLSRMAGFDYSADQSSPSVAECMDMVTKTIQTEGKIRKKKDE; the protein is encoded by the coding sequence GAGCTCAAATGACAACGGATCGTGATACTGGATTTTGTTCAGGCAGTTCTGAAACTGGTGACGAACTTTCTCCAATGGACCATTCACGCCTTGAACCCCACAGCCCCACGGATGCGTCAGAGGATTCCGTTGAAGTAAAAGTAACTCCAATAACTTTAACCCGCAACAAACGCAAAAGTACCGAGCCTTCACGTGTGATATGCGAACAAGAAACAGGACCTTTAAAAAAGAGAATTCGCTATGTGCCTGGCCAATGTAAGGAAGAGACTGATACAAGAAATCCCTTCAGGCCATGGGATCAACAAATGCCACATGAGGTAATGCCAAATCCTGCAGAAGTACTCATCAGGCATCCAGGCGTGACAACCCTCCATAGGACACCATATGACGATGTGGAAAGTACTCAAGATGAACCTCTAGCGCTAGTTGCCAAGAAGCCTTCAAGTAGTCTTCCAGCCCCACACAACGCAACCACTAGCCATATTGGCCTAAATGAGGAAACTAACAATAATCTCAGCAACTTGCAACATGGTGATAAGTCGATGAAGTTTCAAAATACAGCGAGTTGTAGCAGCACGtccttgatggcatcaatgtcACTTCGGGCTGGAACTAGCAGTAGTAGCAGTAGCGTAGGAAGCCAGCGACCTCAGCAACGGAACTACAAAAATATGACCCGCGAGAGACGGATTGAGGCGAATGCTCGAGAAAGAACTCGAGTCCATACCATCTCCGCGGCCTACGATACTCTACGGAAATCCATCCCATCGTATTCGAATACACAGAAACTGTCCAAATTGTCAGTTTTAAGGGTAGCCTGTTCCTATATTCTTACTCTGAGTCGGATGGCTGGGTTCGACTACAGTGCGGATCAGAGTTCACCCTCTGTGGCGGAGTGTATGGACATGGTGACGAAGACTATCCAAACCGAGGGAAAAATTAGGAAGAAAAAGGATGAATAA